One window of Arthrobacter oryzae genomic DNA carries:
- the ppsA gene encoding phosphoenolpyruvate synthase, whose translation MEDQAMGAAVTESHVVWFDEIGMEDVPQVGGKNASLGEMTRSLKSRGVRVPDGFATTAAAYRTFIAANGIDAAMRARIGEYRAGETSLRSTGEAIRELFLDSEFPEDIAESIRSHYRTLAGRAGLDRLSVAVRSSATAEDLPDASFAGQQETFLNISGERELLDACRRCYASLFTDRAISYREVKGFDHLEVALSIGVQRMVRSDVGASGVMFSIDTDSGFPRAAVISAAWGLGETVVQGSINPDKYVVFKPLLADPGLSPIIEKTLGSKARKMVYSRGGHARTRMVDTSAEERSSFVLADTEILDLARWAVTVEEHYGRPMDMEWARDGATGELFMVQARPETVQALKSGTRFTIHHLRGTGNVLATGAAIGDSVAQGTACVIRSTRDIDTFRDGAILVTEMTDPDWVPVMKRASGIVTDHGGTTSHAAIVSRELGVPAVVGTGNGTSVLGEGLAVTLSCAEGDTGRVYEGTVPFDTEDVDLGALPATRTAMMVNIASPGAAFQWWRLPAAGVGLARMEFIISNLIRVHPMALVHPERVTDADEARQVKELTSGYADPREYFVEALALGIAKIAAPYHPHPVIVRLSDFKTNEYAHLIGGGSFEQPEENPMLGFRGASRYYDERYREGFALECAALKRVRETIGFSNVIVMIPFCRTPDEADRVLAVMAENGLVRGENGLQVYMMCEIPSNVVLAEKFAPKFDGFSIGSNDLTQLVLGVDRDSEQLAALFDERDEAVTAMISEAIRKAHAAGIKIGICGQGPSNHPDFAAFLVREGIDSISLNPDSYLKTVRVIADVEGSA comes from the coding sequence ATGGAGGACCAAGCAATGGGAGCAGCCGTGACTGAAAGCCATGTGGTGTGGTTCGACGAAATCGGGATGGAGGACGTGCCCCAGGTGGGCGGCAAGAACGCGTCGCTGGGGGAGATGACGCGTTCGCTCAAGTCCCGCGGAGTGCGGGTGCCGGACGGCTTCGCCACCACGGCGGCCGCCTACCGCACGTTCATCGCAGCCAACGGCATCGACGCCGCCATGCGGGCCCGGATCGGGGAATACCGGGCCGGCGAGACGTCCCTGCGGTCCACGGGCGAGGCCATCCGGGAGCTGTTCCTGGACAGTGAATTCCCCGAGGACATCGCCGAATCCATCCGCAGCCACTACCGTACGCTCGCCGGCCGGGCCGGACTGGACCGGCTGTCCGTTGCCGTCCGCAGCAGCGCCACCGCGGAGGACCTTCCGGATGCCAGCTTCGCCGGGCAGCAGGAGACATTCCTGAACATCTCGGGGGAGCGCGAACTCCTGGACGCCTGCCGGCGCTGCTACGCCTCGCTGTTTACGGACCGGGCCATCAGCTACCGCGAAGTTAAGGGATTCGACCACCTGGAGGTGGCACTTTCCATTGGCGTGCAGCGGATGGTGAGGTCCGACGTCGGCGCGTCCGGTGTGATGTTTTCCATCGACACCGATTCGGGGTTCCCCCGCGCGGCGGTGATCAGCGCGGCCTGGGGCCTGGGCGAAACAGTGGTCCAGGGCAGCATCAACCCGGACAAGTACGTGGTGTTCAAGCCGCTGCTGGCGGACCCGGGCCTGTCCCCGATCATCGAGAAGACCCTCGGCTCCAAAGCCCGCAAGATGGTCTACAGCCGGGGCGGCCATGCGCGCACCAGGATGGTGGATACGTCCGCGGAGGAGCGGAGCTCGTTCGTGCTGGCCGACACCGAAATCCTGGACCTTGCCCGCTGGGCGGTGACGGTGGAGGAGCACTACGGCCGCCCCATGGACATGGAATGGGCCCGGGACGGCGCCACCGGTGAGCTGTTCATGGTGCAGGCGCGGCCTGAAACCGTCCAGGCGCTCAAGAGCGGGACGCGCTTCACCATCCACCACCTCCGCGGCACGGGCAACGTCCTGGCCACCGGCGCGGCGATCGGGGATTCCGTCGCGCAGGGCACGGCGTGCGTCATCCGGAGCACCCGGGACATCGACACCTTCCGCGACGGCGCCATCCTGGTGACCGAGATGACGGATCCCGACTGGGTGCCGGTCATGAAACGGGCCTCGGGGATCGTCACGGACCACGGCGGGACCACCAGCCACGCGGCCATTGTGAGCCGGGAACTGGGCGTCCCCGCCGTCGTCGGCACCGGCAACGGGACCAGCGTCCTGGGCGAAGGCCTGGCCGTGACGCTGAGCTGCGCGGAAGGTGACACGGGCCGGGTATATGAGGGCACGGTGCCGTTCGACACCGAGGACGTGGACCTCGGCGCCCTGCCCGCCACCCGCACCGCCATGATGGTGAACATCGCCAGCCCGGGAGCCGCCTTCCAGTGGTGGCGGCTCCCCGCGGCCGGGGTGGGCCTGGCCCGGATGGAATTCATCATCAGCAACCTGATCCGGGTCCACCCCATGGCGCTGGTCCATCCTGAGCGGGTCACGGACGCGGACGAAGCCCGGCAGGTCAAGGAGCTGACCAGCGGCTACGCGGATCCCCGGGAGTACTTTGTGGAGGCGCTGGCGCTGGGCATTGCCAAGATCGCCGCGCCGTACCACCCGCACCCGGTGATCGTCCGGCTCAGCGATTTCAAGACCAACGAGTACGCGCACCTCATTGGCGGCGGCTCCTTCGAACAACCCGAAGAGAACCCCATGCTGGGCTTCCGCGGCGCGTCCCGGTACTACGACGAGCGCTACCGGGAGGGTTTCGCGCTGGAGTGTGCCGCGTTGAAACGTGTGCGGGAAACCATCGGCTTCAGCAACGTCATTGTGATGATCCCGTTCTGCCGCACCCCCGACGAAGCGGACCGCGTGCTGGCGGTCATGGCTGAGAACGGCCTGGTGCGGGGCGAGAACGGGTTGCAGGTGTACATGATGTGCGAGATCCCCTCCAACGTGGTCCTGGCCGAGAAGTTTGCGCCCAAGTTTGACGGCTTCTCCATCGGCTCCAACGACCTCACGCAGCTTGTCCTCGGCGTGGACCGGGATTCGGAGCAGCTGGCCGCCTTGTTCGACGAACGCGACGAGGCTGTCACGGCGATGATCAGCGAAGCCATCCGGAAGGCCCACGCGGCGGGAATCAAGATCGGAATCTGCGGCCAGGGGCCCAGCAACCACCCGGACTTTGCGGCCTTCCTGGTGCGCGAAGGCATCGATTCCATTTCGCTGAACCCGGACAGCTACCTCAAAACGGTCCGGGTGATCGCGGACGTGGAGGGCTCCGCCTGA
- a CDS encoding heavy metal translocating P-type ATPase, with amino-acid sequence MKLVLRYPLVTGTVLALAAVVLLLMSGQPAIAQLAASGYALAVAAYLSVGMIRRLRSGHWGIDILAVTAIVSTVLVGEFIASMIIVLMLAGGTALEDFAAGRAKGELSALLARVPQTAHRERTGTANNNTAGHGTQANGTEANGTEAASTAANGTQAGTAENGAHEDVAATDVRVGDILLVKPGEVVPLDGVLLSDAGTFDESSLTGESMPVERTAGEGIMSGSVNGEAAIRMRVTAVMEDSQYSRIVALVKEASESRAPMVRLADRYAIPFTAFAYALGAVAWIVSGSPTRFAEVLVVATPCPLLIAAPVAFLGGMSQAAKSGIIVKYAGVLEQLGKVRTAAFDKTGTLTYGRPSLVAVVTADSMGQDELLRLAGSAEQYSSHVLAASVMEAATARDLRFETASEALEHATHGVRAVFDGREVVVGKPSFVAEYAPGVVETDLHSGQLAIYVGVAGVYVGALVMSDPLRAEARRTLAELSALGVTETVMLTGDALATARHIAAEVGLTDVRAECLPPDKVEAVKSLKRRPVMMVGDGVNDAPVLAVADVGIAMGARGSTAAGESADVVIILDDLSKAAHAVRVGQRTVRVAMESIWIGIVLSVGLMVAAAAGYVPAIAGALSQELVDLATILNALRALSPGRKAPPPAGQAEPSTSAITRTVLR; translated from the coding sequence GTGAAGCTAGTACTCCGGTATCCGCTCGTGACGGGCACGGTACTGGCCCTCGCGGCTGTCGTCCTGCTGCTGATGTCCGGCCAGCCGGCGATCGCCCAACTGGCGGCGAGCGGTTACGCCCTCGCCGTGGCGGCGTACCTGTCCGTCGGCATGATCCGAAGGCTGCGGAGCGGGCACTGGGGTATCGACATTCTTGCCGTGACCGCCATCGTCAGCACGGTGCTGGTGGGCGAGTTCATTGCGTCCATGATCATCGTGCTTATGCTGGCCGGCGGCACCGCCCTCGAAGACTTCGCGGCCGGCCGGGCAAAAGGCGAACTCAGCGCCCTGCTGGCGCGGGTACCGCAGACCGCCCACCGGGAGCGCACCGGCACCGCAAATAACAACACGGCCGGCCACGGCACCCAAGCTAACGGCACCGAAGCTAATGGCACCGAGGCCGCCAGCACCGCCGCTAACGGCACCCAGGCCGGCACAGCGGAAAACGGCGCCCACGAAGACGTCGCGGCAACCGACGTCCGCGTGGGAGACATCCTGCTGGTCAAACCGGGCGAGGTGGTACCGCTGGACGGCGTACTGCTCTCCGACGCCGGCACCTTCGACGAATCGTCCCTCACGGGCGAAAGTATGCCAGTGGAACGCACCGCGGGCGAGGGCATCATGAGCGGCTCCGTCAACGGCGAGGCAGCCATCCGCATGCGCGTCACGGCCGTCATGGAGGACTCCCAGTACAGCCGGATCGTGGCGCTCGTGAAGGAGGCTTCGGAGAGCCGGGCACCGATGGTGCGCCTGGCCGACCGCTACGCCATCCCCTTCACCGCGTTCGCCTACGCGCTGGGTGCCGTCGCCTGGATCGTCAGCGGCAGCCCCACCCGATTCGCGGAAGTCCTGGTGGTAGCTACGCCCTGCCCGTTGCTCATCGCGGCGCCGGTGGCTTTCCTGGGAGGCATGAGCCAGGCGGCCAAATCAGGGATCATCGTCAAGTACGCGGGGGTCCTGGAGCAGCTTGGGAAGGTGCGCACTGCAGCCTTCGACAAGACGGGGACGCTCACCTACGGCCGGCCTTCGCTGGTGGCGGTGGTGACGGCAGACTCCATGGGCCAGGACGAGCTGCTCCGGCTGGCGGGTTCCGCGGAGCAGTACTCCTCCCATGTCCTGGCCGCCTCCGTGATGGAGGCCGCCACCGCCCGCGACCTGCGCTTCGAGACGGCCAGCGAGGCGCTGGAACATGCCACCCACGGGGTGCGCGCCGTGTTCGACGGGCGGGAAGTGGTGGTGGGCAAGCCCTCCTTCGTGGCCGAATATGCGCCAGGCGTGGTGGAGACGGACCTGCACAGCGGCCAGCTGGCCATCTACGTGGGAGTTGCCGGGGTGTACGTCGGCGCCCTGGTCATGAGCGACCCCCTGCGCGCCGAGGCCCGCCGGACGCTGGCTGAGCTGTCCGCGCTCGGTGTCACCGAAACGGTGATGCTGACCGGCGACGCCCTGGCCACCGCCAGGCACATCGCGGCCGAGGTGGGGCTCACGGACGTCCGTGCCGAGTGCCTGCCGCCGGACAAAGTGGAAGCGGTAAAGTCCCTGAAGCGCCGTCCCGTGATGATGGTGGGCGACGGCGTCAACGACGCCCCCGTCCTGGCCGTGGCCGACGTCGGAATCGCCATGGGTGCCCGCGGTTCCACCGCGGCGGGCGAGTCTGCCGACGTCGTGATCATCCTGGACGATCTGTCCAAGGCCGCGCATGCGGTGCGCGTCGGGCAGCGGACCGTCCGGGTGGCGATGGAAAGCATCTGGATCGGCATTGTGCTGAGCGTGGGGCTCATGGTGGCGGCGGCCGCGGGCTATGTGCCGGCCATCGCCGGCGCCCTGTCCCAGGAGCTGGTGGACCTCGCCACCATCCTCAATGCGCTGCGTGCGCTGAGCCCTGGCCGCAAGGCGCCACCGCCCGCAGGTCAGGCGGAGCCCTCCACGTCCGCGATCACCCGGACCGTTTTGAGGTAG
- a CDS encoding polysaccharide deacetylase family protein, whose amino-acid sequence MAEPSGSSDNRDPRARRRMAALALVAVAAIAMVVLAVILAGQPWNADPQTGPPSESQASSTSPPSTPASPAPSDTLPSEPQPSEPGPSGPPETAGGPTLPGPVAPGPTPPPPETLPAPQDPPPAAPFPLALAGTDVEVVPGAGPSVALTFDAGANSAALPSILQTLAGAGIRGTFFLTGAWAAANPAGVAAIVAGGHRVGNHSQSHPDFTGLPDAVIGDEVRAAEQAIMAAGADPRPLFRFPFGARDARTIAAVNNLGYVPVRWSVDTLGWKGTSGGITAQQVADRALSALQPGEIVLMHIGSNPDDGSTLDADALPQMIDRMRQAGYGFVTLDILLAG is encoded by the coding sequence ATGGCAGAGCCCTCGGGTAGTTCGGACAATCGGGATCCACGGGCCCGCCGCCGGATGGCGGCACTTGCCCTCGTGGCCGTGGCTGCCATCGCCATGGTTGTCCTCGCGGTGATCCTGGCTGGCCAGCCGTGGAATGCGGACCCGCAGACAGGCCCGCCGTCGGAAAGCCAGGCATCCTCCACCTCGCCGCCTTCGACGCCGGCCAGCCCCGCCCCGTCAGATACCCTGCCGTCGGAGCCCCAGCCGTCTGAGCCCGGACCGTCAGGGCCTCCCGAAACTGCGGGCGGGCCGACCCTCCCGGGCCCTGTTGCCCCGGGCCCCACGCCGCCGCCGCCGGAAACGTTGCCCGCTCCGCAGGACCCGCCGCCCGCCGCTCCGTTCCCCCTTGCCCTGGCCGGCACGGATGTAGAGGTGGTCCCCGGAGCAGGACCGTCGGTGGCTTTGACGTTCGATGCCGGGGCCAACTCTGCTGCCCTCCCCTCGATCCTGCAGACCCTGGCGGGCGCCGGAATCCGCGGGACGTTCTTCCTGACCGGTGCGTGGGCGGCGGCCAATCCTGCCGGAGTGGCCGCCATCGTGGCCGGCGGACACCGCGTGGGCAACCACTCGCAGAGCCACCCGGATTTCACCGGCCTGCCGGACGCCGTGATCGGGGATGAGGTGCGTGCGGCGGAGCAGGCCATCATGGCTGCCGGAGCGGATCCCCGTCCGCTGTTCCGGTTCCCGTTCGGTGCCCGTGACGCGCGCACCATTGCCGCCGTGAACAACCTGGGCTACGTCCCGGTGCGCTGGTCAGTGGACACGCTCGGCTGGAAAGGAACCAGCGGCGGCATTACCGCACAGCAGGTTGCGGACCGTGCGCTGTCTGCCCTGCAGCCCGGCGAAATCGTGCTGATGCACATCGGCTCCAACCCGGACGACGGCTCAACCCTGGACGCTGACGCCCTGCCACAGATGATCGACAGGATGCGCCAGGCGGGCTACGGCTTCGTCACGCTGGACATTCTGCTCGCAGGATAG
- a CDS encoding cation-translocating P-type ATPase: MIPGATSLPETAGLSSEEAALRLRKVGPNRLPQAHPVPHWRKLLAELTHFFAIMLWVAAVLAYVAGMPQLAVAIVVVILVNGLFAYIQQERAQRAAARLRELLPAIVSVRRDNRILKVHTTELVPDDAVILVAGDRIPADLRLAIAASCSVDESMLTGESEPVDKIRGDTVYGGTFVVNGQAEGLVTVTGAGTRLAEIAALTGKVEAPPSPLALELRRIVRVIAAVALGIGALFFVLSLLVGISWRDAFLFAIGVAVALVPEGLLPTVTLSLAVGAQRMAQRNALVRNLEAVETLGSTTFICTDKTGTLTQNRMNAVEVWTPAGLLSVTGAGYGPEAEVTGSGAGQARHLSTAALAASDGRAVLHEGQWIAEGDPMEAAIDALFVRLAGPGQRPADPEVSHRFAFDPRRLRESAIVGTTLFVKGAPESVVPLCVGNHGTAALGMVDEMASRGLRVLAVAERSLPGLPGASFRLEEVETGLTLLGLIGLHDPPRAEVRFALEAAREAGIKVAMVTGDHAFTAAAIARETGLIGSPELVLEGHSLPEDDAVLTALLDRDGVVVSRVTPEQKLRVARLLQRRGHVVAMTGDGVNDGPALQQADIGIAMGLSGTDVAREAADLVLLDDDFATIIAAVEQGRATYANIRRFLTYHLTDNVAELTPFVIWAISGGRFPLALSVLQILALDIGTDLLPALALGSEAPSKGTLKRPPERRHLMDRALMVRVFGLLGPVEAFFEMTAYTAVLLGAGWRPGAELPASDVLMAASGAAFTTVVLGQLANAFACRSASTPPWRLGWATNRLLVWAVLAELGLLLVFLFVSPIATLLGHAPPSPGGLAVALAAIPAVIVADWLYKVVRHRRTGAVAPAVPAVQYSAPQQQLRSKASDPRKPGTRGSIHGGPSNGSSRD, translated from the coding sequence GTGATCCCTGGCGCCACATCCCTGCCGGAAACTGCCGGCCTCAGCTCAGAGGAGGCCGCCCTCAGGCTGCGGAAGGTCGGGCCCAACCGCCTGCCGCAAGCCCATCCGGTGCCGCACTGGCGCAAGCTGCTGGCCGAACTGACCCACTTCTTCGCCATCATGCTCTGGGTGGCGGCCGTGCTCGCGTACGTGGCCGGCATGCCGCAGCTGGCCGTCGCGATCGTTGTGGTGATCCTGGTCAACGGCCTTTTTGCCTACATCCAGCAGGAACGTGCCCAGCGGGCCGCCGCGAGGCTCCGCGAGCTGCTCCCCGCCATCGTGTCTGTCCGCAGGGACAACCGGATCCTCAAGGTCCACACCACTGAGCTCGTGCCCGACGACGCGGTGATCCTGGTTGCCGGCGACAGGATCCCGGCCGACCTTCGGCTGGCCATCGCGGCCAGCTGCTCCGTGGACGAGTCCATGCTGACCGGCGAAAGCGAGCCGGTGGACAAAATCCGGGGCGACACCGTGTACGGCGGGACCTTCGTGGTGAACGGCCAGGCAGAGGGCCTGGTCACCGTGACGGGCGCCGGGACCCGGCTGGCGGAGATCGCGGCCCTGACCGGCAAGGTGGAGGCGCCGCCCAGTCCGCTGGCACTGGAACTGCGCAGGATTGTCCGGGTCATTGCGGCGGTGGCCCTGGGGATCGGCGCGCTGTTCTTTGTGCTTTCGCTGCTCGTGGGTATTTCCTGGCGGGATGCCTTCCTCTTCGCCATCGGAGTGGCGGTGGCACTGGTGCCCGAAGGGCTGCTGCCCACCGTCACGCTTTCCCTTGCAGTCGGGGCGCAGCGGATGGCGCAGCGCAACGCCCTGGTCCGGAACCTGGAAGCAGTGGAAACCCTGGGTTCCACCACCTTCATCTGCACGGACAAAACCGGCACCCTCACGCAGAACCGGATGAACGCCGTCGAGGTCTGGACCCCGGCCGGCCTGCTCAGCGTCACCGGTGCGGGCTACGGGCCGGAGGCCGAGGTCACCGGGTCGGGTGCCGGGCAGGCCCGGCACCTCAGCACCGCCGCGCTGGCCGCCTCCGACGGGCGGGCCGTGCTCCACGAAGGGCAGTGGATTGCTGAAGGCGACCCGATGGAGGCTGCCATTGATGCGCTCTTCGTCCGGCTGGCCGGCCCCGGGCAACGGCCCGCGGACCCCGAGGTGTCGCACCGTTTCGCGTTCGACCCCCGCCGGCTGCGCGAATCCGCGATCGTGGGCACCACCCTGTTCGTCAAAGGCGCCCCGGAGTCGGTGGTTCCGCTGTGCGTGGGGAACCACGGCACGGCCGCCCTGGGGATGGTGGACGAAATGGCCTCCCGCGGGCTGCGGGTACTTGCCGTGGCCGAGCGCAGCCTGCCTGGCCTGCCGGGTGCCAGCTTCAGGCTCGAGGAGGTGGAGACCGGGCTGACGCTGCTTGGCCTGATCGGCCTCCACGATCCGCCCCGGGCCGAGGTCCGCTTTGCACTGGAGGCGGCCCGCGAGGCGGGGATCAAGGTGGCCATGGTCACCGGCGACCACGCCTTCACCGCGGCCGCCATCGCCCGTGAAACCGGGCTGATCGGCTCACCGGAGCTGGTGCTGGAGGGACACTCCCTGCCGGAGGACGACGCCGTCCTGACAGCCCTGCTGGACCGCGACGGCGTAGTGGTCAGCCGGGTCACCCCGGAGCAGAAACTCCGGGTGGCCCGCCTGCTGCAGCGCCGCGGCCACGTGGTGGCCATGACCGGGGACGGCGTCAACGACGGCCCCGCCCTCCAGCAGGCCGACATCGGCATAGCCATGGGGTTGAGCGGCACGGACGTGGCCCGCGAGGCTGCGGACCTCGTGCTGCTGGATGACGACTTCGCCACCATCATCGCCGCAGTGGAGCAGGGCCGGGCCACGTACGCCAACATCCGGCGGTTCCTGACCTACCACCTGACGGACAACGTGGCCGAGCTCACCCCCTTCGTGATCTGGGCAATCTCCGGCGGCCGCTTCCCGCTGGCGCTGAGCGTGCTGCAGATCCTGGCCCTCGACATCGGCACGGACTTGCTCCCGGCCCTGGCGCTGGGCAGCGAAGCCCCCAGCAAAGGGACGCTGAAACGGCCGCCGGAGCGCAGGCACCTGATGGACCGGGCCCTGATGGTCCGGGTGTTCGGGCTGCTGGGGCCGGTGGAAGCATTCTTCGAAATGACCGCGTACACCGCCGTGCTCCTCGGTGCGGGCTGGCGCCCGGGCGCCGAACTGCCGGCGTCGGACGTCCTGATGGCCGCCTCCGGGGCGGCCTTCACCACGGTGGTGCTGGGGCAGCTGGCCAACGCCTTCGCCTGCCGCAGTGCCAGCACCCCGCCGTGGCGGCTGGGATGGGCGACCAACCGGCTGCTGGTCTGGGCGGTGCTGGCGGAACTCGGGCTCCTGCTCGTGTTCCTGTTCGTCAGCCCGATCGCCACGCTGCTGGGCCACGCGCCGCCGTCGCCCGGGGGCCTTGCGGTGGCGCTCGCCGCCATTCCCGCCGTCATCGTGGCGGACTGGCTCTACAAGGTGGTCCGGCACCGCCGGACCGGTGCCGTAGCGCCGGCGGTGCCAGCCGTACAGTATTCCGCGCCGCAGCAGCAGTTGAGGTCCAAAGCCTCTGACCCGCGGAAACCCGGCACACGAGGATCAATCCATGGAGGACCAAGCAATGGGAGCAGCCGTGACTGA